From one Candidatus Alcyoniella australis genomic stretch:
- a CDS encoding response regulator codes for MIPEKESRPVLLVIDDEVEFLETAQMFFRRRGFEVLVADCEKTVFEIVAQQSISYILVDYFLGDVDGLSLVTGLRDRVKKVALLTGYASSDVAAQARDLGFHVFRKPANLDSISTYFLAE; via the coding sequence GTGATCCCTGAGAAAGAGTCCCGACCGGTACTACTGGTGATCGACGACGAGGTCGAGTTCCTGGAAACGGCGCAAATGTTTTTCCGCCGCCGGGGGTTCGAAGTTCTGGTCGCCGACTGCGAGAAGACCGTGTTCGAAATCGTGGCCCAACAGAGCATCAGCTATATCCTGGTCGACTACTTCCTGGGCGACGTGGACGGGCTGAGCCTGGTCACCGGACTGCGCGACCGAGTCAAGAAGGTCGCACTGCTCACCGGTTACGCCTCCTCGGACGTGGCGGCCCAGGCCCGCGACCTGGGATTCCATGTGTTCCGCAAGCCGGCTAACCTGGACTCGATCAGCACCTATTTCCTTGCCGAGTGA
- a CDS encoding secondary thiamine-phosphate synthase enzyme YjbQ, which yields MPMAQKQHFEVNTNDRQQLIDITAQVERIVAQSGFRDGLAVVFTPHTTAGITINENADPDVQHDLLLVLDRLLPQLPEFRHAEGNSPGHAKSSLVGCSQTLIVEHGRLCLGTWQGIYFCEFDGPRTRRVWVRLIQDA from the coding sequence ATGCCCATGGCGCAAAAACAGCACTTCGAGGTCAATACCAACGACCGGCAGCAGCTGATCGACATCACGGCCCAAGTTGAACGGATCGTGGCGCAAAGCGGATTCCGCGACGGACTGGCCGTGGTCTTCACGCCGCACACCACGGCCGGGATCACGATCAACGAGAACGCCGATCCGGACGTGCAGCACGACCTGCTGCTGGTGCTCGACAGGCTGCTGCCGCAACTGCCCGAGTTCCGCCACGCCGAGGGCAACTCGCCGGGCCACGCCAAGTCGAGCCTGGTCGGCTGTTCCCAGACCTTGATCGTCGAACACGGCCGACTGTGTCTGGGCACCTGGCAGGGGATCTACTTCTGCGAGTTCGACGGGCCGCGCACGCGCCGGGTCTGGGTCAGACTGATCCAGGACGCATAG